One segment of Solanum stenotomum isolate F172 chromosome 1, ASM1918654v1, whole genome shotgun sequence DNA contains the following:
- the LOC125875145 gene encoding pectinesterase inhibitor-like yields MSKSLYSSLFFLSFVVALYGILPNVKGNILDDICPGSFFPPLCFQMLRNDPSVSKGDIHGLLSTVLHIAQDNTTSTYKLVKSILKQPIKDPNVKAQMTNCLRNYNDAVDYLNRSNDFYKSADYKNTSLYSSLAVHESLSCNHGFDEVPSQLKPLSEAVQEFSNLSARIADNLK; encoded by the coding sequence atgtCAAAGTCTTTGTACTCTTCATTGTTCTTTCTCTCCTTTGTAGTAGCACTATATGGAATTCTTCCAAATGTGAAGGGAAACATACTTGATGACATTTGTCCCGGAAGCTTCTTTCCTCCACTTTGTTTTCAGATGCTTCGAAATGACCCCTCTGTCTCTAAAGGAGATATTCATGGTCTTCTCTCTACTGTTCTTCATATAGCTCAAGATAATACCACATCTACCTATAAGTTGGTTAAATCAATTCTTAAACAACCCATCAAAGATCCTAATGTGAAAGCCCAAATGACCAATTGCTTGAGAAATTACAATGATGCCGTTGATTATCTTAATCGTTCCAATGATTTCTATAAGTCTGCTGATTATAAAAACACAAGCTTGTATTCATCTCTTGCagtgcatgaatctctttcttGCAACCATGGTTTCGATGAAGTACCTTCCCAGCTCAAACCACTCAGCGAAGCGGTCCAAGAGTTCTCTAATCTTTCGGCTCGTATAGCCGATAATCTCAAATAA